The Streptomyces sp. NBC_01142 genomic interval CCTACAGCTTCGCTCAGAACCTCGACAGGGTCCTCGACGACGCCCAGGCCCTCGGCCTCGAGCACATCGGCACCGCATCCGGCCCCTGGCGCTACGGTGCGACGGTCGACGGCTGGAAACGCTGCGCGGAGGACTTCAACCACTACGGCGCCGAGGCACGCAAGCGCGGCATGAAGTTCTACCAGCACAACCACGCCGAGGAATTCTCCTTCGCGACCGACAAACCGCACATCCGCCTCTATGACGTTCTGCTGGCCGAGACCGACCCCGACCTGGTCTTCCTGGAGATGGACATCTACTGGGCGTACGCGGGCCAGTTCCGCTTCTCCCAGCGCGTCGACGGCACGCCCGCTCCTTTCGACCCGCTGCGCTATGTCCTCAAGCAGCCCGACCGCTACCCGCTCTTCCACGTCAAGGACGGCGAACACGACGCGTCCGCCCGCGACGGGTACCGCATGGTCGACGTCGGGGACGGGGACATCGACTACAAGCGTTTCATCTCCGCGGTGAGCAGGACTCACGGCGGACGCAAGGACCACCACTGGCAGGCCGAGCACGACAACCCCGTCGAGTCGTTCGCGTTCGCCCGCAAGTCCAGCGCTCACCTTCACTCACTGCGCGAGAAGGACTGCTAGGACGCCGCACGGCTCCCTGCCAGACCGCCAGACCGCCAGACCGCCAGGCCGCCCGTCGGCGACGATTCGCCGACGGGCGTCTCGCGTGCTCATGTGTGTCCGCCGTACATCCTGCGTACGAACAACATCTTGCTACCGACCAGTAGAGGGAATGTTGCCTTCCGTCCATCATGGGACGCGAGCATGCCAAGACTCGTCTGTCTGTTCGGGACAGACGGGCCTTCTCTGAGCTGTTCCGAGACCCAGGAGACCCCCCATGCATGTACGCAAATGGAGAACGCGGACGGCGGCGACCTTCGCTGCGCTGGCGTTCACCATGGCCACCCCGGTGGCGTCGGCAGCGGACGCGACCGCCTCGAACCGGTCGGCACACACGGCAGTTCATGCCGCACAGCAGTCGCCTGCGGGTACGGCGCAGCTCCTGGACGTCGACTACGGGACCTGGCAGCGTGACGTGGCCGCCGTTGTCGCCGTGGCCCGCCCGTACATCGAGCAGCGGACCTCGGGCGCCTCCGGCGAGAAGCAGGCGATCGTCCTGGACATCGACAACACCTCGCTCGAGACGGACTTCCGTAACTTCTGGGAGTACCCGACCCCGGCGGTCAAGCCGGTCCTCGACCTCGCCCGCTTCGCGGACTCCCGCGGCGTGGACGTCTTCTTCGTCACCGCCCGGCCGGGCATCATCTATTCGCTCACCCAGTACAACCTGCGAAAGGTCGGCTACCCGGTCTCCGGTCTGTACGTGCGGGACCTGCCCGACCTCTTCGACGAGGTGAGCGCCTACAAGACCGGCAAGCGGGCGGAGATCGAGGCGAAGGGCTACACCATCATCGCCAACATCGGGAACAAGCCCAGCGACCTGGTGGGCGGTCACGCCGAGCGGACATTCAAGCTGCCTGACTACGACGGCCAGTTGTCGTGAAACAGCGGGTGGCTGCGGCGCCCGGTTTCCCGGCCGCCGCAGTCCCCCGCAGGTCCGCTGCCCGCCGCACCCAGCCGCCCGGACCGGATCAGCCCATGTCTCGGCGGATCGGACATGGATCGGGCTCGATACGCCCCCCGCGGCCGCCCCGGCGGATGCAGGAGCACCGCGACACAGCCGGCGAACAGCGAGATCGCCCGTGTCATCAGCCCTGACAACCTCAACTGCCCCGGCCTGATCAGCCCGGGCCAGTCCGATGCCGGCATCATCCCGGCCGGCATCGCCGCCAAGCCCGGGCAGGCCGGACTCGTCTCCAAGCCCGGGCAGGCCGAACTCGTCTCCAAGCCCGGGCAGGCCGGACTCGTCTCCAAGTCGGGCACGCTCACGTATCAACTCATGTACGAGCTGCGGGAGACAGGCCCTCGTCCGCGGTCGGCATCGGAAGCGACCCGGTCGTCGGCGCGCCCCCACATCGACCGCCCTGCCGCCTTCCAGCAGGGCCCGGACACCGAACTCATCGTGCTCGTCGAGGAGATCGGAGGTGACGCCGAGGAACGCGCGGCGGCGTACATCGCCGATGACATCAGCAAGCCTGTCGTCGGCCACATCGCAGGCTTCACTGCTCCGGAGGGCAGGACGATGGGCGCCGTGCCGGCGCCATCGGCTCAGGCTCCTCCGACACCGTGCACGCCAAGAAACAGGCCCTCGAAGCGGCTGGGGTACACGTCGGAGCGATCCCCACCGAGATCTCGCGACTCGTCCTCGACCGCCTCGCGCAGCCCGGTGACGTCGCCGATCATTGACGCCGAGTGCGTGCCACACACTCACGGCCGTTCATCCGGCCCCTCCCGCCCCCTTTCGAGCGGAGACCACATCCTCATGGCGCCCACCCGCACCCCGACCCTCACCCTCAAGCCGGGCACCGCCTGGTCCGACGCCTGGCAGCGCTGCCTCGCCGTCGCCCCCGAGTCCTTCCGGGACGACCGCGTGCTGAATCTCTGGGACGCCCAGTGGCAGCCCGACGGCAGCCCCCTGCCCGCCACCAGCCCGATCGACCTCAGTCCGATCGCGGGACCGCCGCGCCTGGACGCGGCCACCGCCCAGAAGACCGTACGGGCCTCGCTCGACCAGCACCGCGCCTGGCGGCACGTTCCTCTGGCGGAGCGCCGGGCCCGCGTCGCCGCCACGCTCGACGTCCTCACCGAACACCGCGAGCTGCTCGCCCTGCTCCTGGTCTGGGAGATCGGCAAGCCATGGCGGCTCGCACAGGCCGACGTCGACCGTGCGATCGACGGAGTGCGCTGGTACGTCGACGGCGCCGAGCCCATGCTGGCGGACCGTACGCCGCTGCCCGGCCCGGTCTCCAACATCGCCAGCTGGAACTACCCGATGTCCGTCCTGGTGCACGCGATGCTCGTGCAGGCACTGGCCGGGAACGCGGTGATCGCCAAGACCCCGACCGACGGCGGCGTCGCCTGCCTCACCCTGGCCTGCGCTCTCGCCGCCCGCGAAGGCATCCCGATCACGCTGGTCAGCGGCAGCGGCGGCGAACTCTCCGAGGCCCTGGTGCGCTCCCCGGAGATCGGCTGCGTCTCCTTCGTCGGCGGCCGCGACACCGGGGCCCGTATCGCCACCGCAGTCGCCGACCTCGGCAAACGCCACATCCTCGAGCAGGAGGGCCTCAACACCTGGGGCGTCTGGAACTACACCGACTGGGACGCGCTCACCGCCGTGATTCCCAAGCTCTTCGACTACGGAAAACAGCGCTGTACGGCGTATCCGCGCTTCGTGGTCCAGCGAGCGCTGTTCGCGGAATTCCTGGCGGCCTACCTCCCCGCCGTACGTTCCGTCCGTACCGGCCACCCCCTGGCGGTCGAGAACCCGGCCGACTCCCTCCCCACCCTGGACTTCGGCCCGCTGATCAACGCGGCGAAGGCCGAGGAGCTGACGGACCAGGTGGCCGAGGCGATCGACCGCGGCGCGGTCCCGCTGTACCGGGGCTCACTCACCGACGGCCGTTTCCTCCCAGGCCAGGACACCTCGGCGTACGTCCACCCGGTGACACTCCTGAACCCCCCGCCCTCCTCTCCGCTCCACCACGCGGAACCGTTCGGCCCGGTCGACACGATCGTCCTGGTCGACACGGAGGCGGAACTGCTCGCCGCGATGAACGCCTCGAACGGGGCGCTGGTCGCCACCCTGTCGACCGACGACCCGGCGACGTACGAGCGACTGGCCCCGCAGATCCGTGCCTTCAAGGTCGGACACGGGAAGCCGCGCTCCCGCGGTGACCGCGACGAGCTGTTCGGCGGCTTCGGGGGCTCGTGGCGGGGCGCCTTCGTCGGCGGCGAGCTGCTGGTGCACGCGGTGACCGAGGGGCCCGAGGGCGAGCGCTTGCCGGGCAACTTCCCCGACTACCACCTGATGCCCTAACCGATGCCCTGGTGGTCGGGGGTGAGGGCGAACTCGCGCTCGGCCGCCTCCGGCACCGTACGCTCCACGGCCTGCACGAGGAGCGTACGGTGCCGGACCAGTGGCTCCCTCCGCTCCTCCGGCGCGAGAAGCAGCAGATCGTCGATGCCGGCCAGAATCCGCCGGGACACCTGTGGATTCCCCTGCGCATGGAGCCGCATCTCGGCCAGCCCCAGATCCACCAGGTCGGTCCACCCGGGCACGTCCTGCACCAGCCGCACGTCGCCGCGCCGGTCCCGGTGGTGCACCTCCCCGAGCGGCCGGCGGGCCACGGCCGCCAGGAACTGCACGACCCGGTCCAGGCACTGCACGGCGGTGGTCGGGTCGTTCACGGCCGGTGACAGCGACCGCAGCCCGATGTCCGACAGCTGACGCAGACCGAACGCGAGATCCTGGTGAAACGTCCGCTCGACTCCGACGGAGACCGTGTATCGCAGCGCGCGGCGAGGCGGCGCGCTCCCGCCGTGCACGGCGAGCACCGGCGTCCCCGGCACCACGAAATCCCCGATCCGCGGAATGAGTCGCAGCACCACACCCTGCCGCCGCGCGGTCCGCACCAGCCGGGCCACATTCACATCCAACAGCACCCCCGCCCGCCCCTGGTACGCGATCCGTGCGGTCTCGGGCGGCAGCCGGGCCCCACCCGGCACCACGACGGGCTGCCGGTGCAGCACCTGGAAGGAGTCCCGGGTGATCCGCTCGACGACCGGCCCGATCTGCATCAGCCGCAGCGTCGAGGACACATAGCCGATGAACAGGAACAGGCTCAGCAGCACCAGCAGGATGGTCAGCACGCTCTGCAGCAACGGCACGGAGGTGACGCGCCGCGGATCGGTCTCGCTCTCGTACGAGCTCAGTACCAGCAGTGAGAACAGGAACGTCGACAGGAACACGGTCAGCGTGAGCTTGCTGATCCGGCTCCGTACGAAGATCCGCACGACCCGGGGCGTGAGCTGCCCGCTGGCCATCTGCACGGCCACCAGCGAGATGCTGAAGACGACGCCGATGAAGGTCATCATCGCGGAGCTGATGGTGGTGACGATGGTCTTGGTGTCCTCGGCGAACGAGATCAGATCGCCGAGCTCCTCGTACGCCTCCTGGTCCTTCAGGTATGCGACGAGCCGGGCGTCCACCTCGTCTGCCACCCACCACAGGAGCATCGCGCACACCAGCCCGGCGGTCGGCGCGAACCAGAAGGTGTCCCGCAGATGCTCGCGCAGCGGCGAGAGCAAGCGGGGCCGTCGATAGCTGCGATCACTCACGTACGCGAAGGTAGCGCCACGACCGCGTTCAGGGTCGGACGTCGCGGGGCGATCCCCTGGACTGTGCGTACGCGGAACGCAACACTCTGTACGCAGGTGGGGCGACGTGGGCCGGACGGCCTCGAACGAGTCCGCCGCACCCCACTGACCACGGGATATGCAGGTGAAGGGCACCTCAAACCCCTGGTATTGTTGTCCATGTCGCCACGGGAAACCGGGGCGGTCACCTGGTCCGGGTGGCGGAATGGCAGACGCGCTAGCTTGAGGTGCTAGTGCCCTTTATCGGGCGTGGGGGTTCAAGTCCCCCCTCGGACACCAGAGAGACCCCAGTTCATCTGGGGTCTTTTGCGTTTCCAGGCCAGAGGCGGGGTGGTTGCAGCCCCCGAACGGGCCGTTCCGCTCCCGGTTCTCCGCCCCGATCATCGCTCGGACTCTTGTCGCAGGCCCCTGTGGCCTGGTCTTGTGTACCGCGGCAGCCAAGGACGGGTCTGCCGACGGGTTGCGCGCGTTCCGTGTGGCCGTAGGCGATGGGGAGCAGCGTGGAATCAGTGACGGGGCAGGACGTACGAGGCACCCTGCCCGACGGACTCGCCGACGCGATACGTGACACCGCCGAGAACATCGCCGCACTGTTGCGCGGGGTTGCCGACACGGGTGCCCCGGTGCCCGGGTCGGAATGGACCATGGGCGAGGCGGCGGCGCATCTGGCGCAGGCCAACGAGCTGATGGCGGACATCGCGGCCGGGCACGAACGGAGCTACGGCGACGGCACGCCGCAGAGCCTGGCCGCGGCCAATCAGCGGGCCCTGGCCGAATTCGCGGAGCGCGGGGCCGATCCGCTGGCCGACATGATCGTGGCGCAGGCCAATGCCTATCTCGAGGCGATGGACCAAGGCTTGGCGGAGGAGGCCGTGCTCACCCCGTTGGGCCCGATGTCCCGGGCAGTGCTGGGCTCGTACCTGCTGACGCACATGCTGGGCCACGGCTACGACCTCGCGCGTGCGGTGGGCCGCCCGCACATGATCGACGCCGCCCGGGTGGAGCTCACCCTGCCCTTCATGATCACGGCCATGCCCCGGGTGACCAATGCCGCTGCCACCGCCGGTCTGACCGCCCGCTACCGGGTCCGGATGCGGGGCGGCACGGGCTTTGGTGTCACGTTCACGAACGGTGCGGCAGCCGTGAGCCCGGGGCCGCCGAGCCGGCCCGACTGCACGATCCTGATCGAGCCGGTCACGTTCCTCCTGATGGCGCTCGGTCGCTGCGAACCGTGGGGCGCGATCGCCCGGGGCCGAGTCCTTGCCTGGGGCCGCAAGCCCTGGCTCGGTCCCCGCTTCCCGACGCTCTTCACGGCGCCGTGAGCGCGCGTACGCCTTCGCTGTGGCCGTCGGTCACCTGAAGGAGCCCTCTACCGAGCCGGCTTCCGGCGGACGGCGGCCTGAATCCGGGTGCGCGCTTCGTGTCCGCCGGCAAGACGATGTACCAGGCCCTGGACTCCCGTCTGTCAGGCGCCACTTGGTGGTCACGCCCCGAGAACTCGGGAACGGTTTCGGATCCGCCGCAGGGCGAGCAGTCCACCGACTCCCGGGATGGCGGCGCGCCACCGGGCGCCCTGCGAGGCGGCCGAAGAGGCAAGGGCAGTGACCGCGATGACGACGAGGTAGGCCGTGCCGTGCAGCGGGCCGACCAGCGTTGTGATCGCCTGCGTGTGTGTGGTCAGCAGGTTGCCGAGCAGGACCGCGAAGGAGGCAGCCTCGGCGCCGGCCGCGATCCGCAGCGTACGCACCGTGATCACGCTCCCGTGGTGGAGCCGGGGCGAACGATCATCAGGATGACGACGACCGCCCAGAGGACGTTGAAGATGCCGGTGAGCATGGTCAGCCGGGTGGCCGCGGAACGCGGCCCGTCCTCGGTGGCCGTGTCCTGGGTCAGTGCGAGCAGGCGCTGCTGGCCGGGCAGGATGGCCATGGCGAGGATGACGGCGGCGATCACGGTCAGCGCGAGCGACGCGATCAGCCAGGCGTCGGTGAGGACGCCGAGCGCGGCGCCGGTGGCGAGCCCGAAGACCGGCACGGCGAGACCGGCGACAGCGTAGCCGCGGCAGATCTTGTGCAGGAGTGCGGCGATCGTGGCGGCTCGAGCGTCCGGATCCTGGCCGCCGGATGCCTGCAGCGCGTAGCGGGGGAACATCGAGGCGGCCACGGTGATCGACCCGACCGCCAGGATCGCCGCGAGGACATGTACGGACAGCAGCACCTTGGTCACTGCGGGCGCCTCCAAGTCAGATCATGAATGTGTTGGCTGCCAATACATACACTGCCTACCTCATTTTGGGTAGGCTGCCTACTCATGAAGGCAGACGCGGTGCGAGGGCACCTGGACGGACTGTTGCTGGCCGTGCTCGAGCCGGGCCCGCTGCACGGCTACGCGATCATCGCCGCGGTCCAACACCGCAGCGGGGGCGCACTCGAGCTGCGCACGGGCACGATCTACCCGGCCTTGAACCGGCTGGAGCGGATCGGGCTGCTGAGCAGCAGCTGGCAGTCCTCCGGCGAACGGCGACGGCGTTGCTACGAACTCACCGAGGCGGGACGGCACACCCTGGCCGGCGAGCGGACCGCGTGGAGCGAGTTCACCACAGCGATCGGCTCGGTCCTGAACCCCGTCACACCGCCCGGACTTGCCACATGAACGCCATCGGCCGGCAGGCCGACCCCATCGAGGACTACGTCGCGGCCCTGACCGCCGCCCTGCACGGCCCGGCCCGGGCCAAGGCCCGGATGATCGAGGAGATACACGACGGCCTCGCGGACACGGTAGCCGCGCACACCAGCGAGGGAACGCCCTACCCACGCGCCGCCCACCAAGCCGTCGGAGAGTTCGGGACCCCCGACGAGCTCGCGCCGATCTGCCAACGGGAACTGACCATCGCCCAGGCCCGGCACACTGCTCGGGCCGTCGCCCTCACCGCCCCCTTCCTGATCGCCTGCTGGTACGTGGCCCGGACCGCCGACCACGGTCAGTCCTGGCAGCTGCCACGCATGGCTCAGCTGCTGGCTGTTCATCTGGCCGGTGTGGCGACCGGCGCCGCACTGCTCGCCGCGGCGACGCTGGCCACCACCGGCACCCTCGCGCGTCGGCTGCCCACGCCGCACGGGCTGCCCGTCGCGGTCGCATGGACAGGCACCACTGCCAGCGTGGCCATGGCGGTCGCGACGCTCGCGCTCGCCACGGCCTCCGTCCTGGCGACGAACTGGCCACTGCTCGCGTTCGCCGCCGCGCTCGCAGCCGCGTCGCATGGGGTGGTGGCGGCCTCGGCCCGCGCCTGCCGCCGATGCGCGCGCCTACCGACCAATGATCGCCGGTAGCTACCCGTGTGTGGCTGACTGCCGGTCGCCGGCGTCTCCTGGAGCGCGACCGGCACGTTGACCGCCCGCGATGTACGAGCGAAACCGCACCACTTCGTGCGGCCCCCGGCGCTGCCCCGCCTTCCTGCGTCGGTCGGTCAGGAACTCTGCGCGGCGTTACGGGCGCGCACCATGAGCATGCCGATTGCCGGTCTCCAGCGCGTCGAGGATGCAGGCGTCGATGTCCGTGAACCCGTGACGCTTGAGCAGATCGGCCCGAGCGCAAGGCTTGTACTGCCGGCGAAGGCGAAGGCGAAGGCGAAGAGGCCCCCGCCGCAGCCGGAGCGAGAGAACACGTAGGGGCGTGGCGGGCTGACCCGACGACCCGCCGGTACATGCAGTCACGGGCTGCGGTACGTGCCCCGCAGGCACCGCTGGAACCGCTGGTCAGCGAACCGCCACATGGCCACGCTGAGTGGTGTGGAGACCGAATCCGTATGCATTGACATGCTGCAATCGGCAACACCTGCAGGACAGTTCACGCAGTTGCTGAGCGCCACCCGGCGTGGTGCGCGTCTGGCGCGGCTGCTCGCTGTCGAGCAGATCACACAGTGGGGGTGGCCCCGCGGCAGTGAGCGGGCAGAAGCCGCCGAGGCCGTCGTCGCCGAACTGGCCGCGAACGCCGTCATGCACGGACGGCTCCCCGGCCGGGGATTCCGGCTCAGCCTCGTACTCCTGCCGAGCGCCGGCCTGCTCATCGAGGTCACCGACCCGCGGGGCGAACGCCTTCCTGTTGTCCCCAGGACGGCCGACGAGGAAGGACATGGACTGGTCATCGTGGAAGCGCTGGCCGCCGACTGGGGCGTACGGTCCTGCCCGCCGTCCGGGAAGACTGTCTGGGCGGAGATCTCCCCGGCTCGCCTGCGCCCGGTGGCTGCTTCCGTCGATCCCTCGGACGCTGTGCGCCCTGCCGCCGCCGAGGAGACATGAGAGCGCGGCCGCTTTTTCGGGGAACTCTTTGGTGCGCCCGACGGAGCGGTCGCTCCCGGCCGCGGTGATGGCGTTGTTCACTGGCGTCGGCCGGTCGGCAGGTGGGCCGTCTCCGCCGTGACGCGCGTATGCCGCGGAGCGTCGGGCGGGGCCACCCGACTCCTCGGCCGGGCTCAGGGCGACAACCGACCAGCCGGTGCCACGCTGTGTGGCACCGGCTGGCGGATCCAGTCCCTCTTTTGGGGTGCCCATCGCAGAATCACGGATGGACACTGGCTGCCCTACGCGCAAGGAGGCCAGCGGACAGACCGGATACCGCGCTCCCCCGAGGAGGGATGGGCTGCCCACCGGTTGGATACGAACAGTGAGCCACGTTACGGAATATGCCGCAAGGGATATTACCCTCAGTCACTCAATCGGCGGGCGTACAGGGGAGCATGGCTGAGACAGGGTTCGACCGATTGAGCGCCCTGGCGCTCGTTCTGCGCTCTGGTGCGCAGGGAAACGGGCATCACCGGACCCCAAGCTGCTTCTGGCTGTTCACATTGCGGTCAGCATCAGACCTCCGGTCGGTCCGGTCTGACCCTGGTTGCAATGAGCGCTCGAGGCACACGTGCCCACCAAGAGTGATGGCAGCTCGGCATCTCCTCGGTCGGCACAGCCAGGCGGTGACTCGGCGCGACCAAGTCGGTCGGGAAGTCTGCCCGGGCTCACGCGAGTTGACCTCGCACGGCTGCCGGCAAAAGAGCGCGGACCGGCCGGAGACACCCGGCCGGTCCGCTGGAGGGCGCCTCGCGGTTACACGTAGGTGAAGCCCCCGGTGACGGTGGTGCTGCCGGCCGGGGTGGTGACGACAACAGCGGCGTTGCCGACTGCTCCAGCAGGCGTGATGCCGGCCAGCACGGTGCCGGTCGGGTCCACCACGATGCCGGTTGCCGGGACACCGCCGATGGTGACCGTCGCGCCGGTGAGGTTCGCGCCGACGATGACGAAGACCGTACCGCCGACGGCGGGGCCGGTGGCCGGGGTGATCGAGATTGCCGTGGGCAGCGGTGGTGCGATGTAGGTGAAGCCGCCGGTGACGGTGGCGCTGCCGGCCGGGGTGGTGACGACGACCGGTACGTTGCCTGCGGCGTGTGCCGGAATGACTCCGGTCAGCACCACGCCTGCCAGGACGTTGACTCCGGTGGCGGGGATGCCGTCGAAGGTGACTGTCGCGCCGGTGAGGTTGGTGCCCAGGATGGTGAAGAGGGTGCCGCCGGTGGTGGGGCCGGCGGGCGGGACCAGAGCGATCACGGTCGGACCGGCCGGAATCGGTGGTGCGATGTAGGTGAAGCCGCCGGTGACGGTGGCGCTGCCGGCCGGGGTGGTGACGACGACCGGTACGTTGCCTGCGGCGTGTGCCGGAGTGACTCCGGTCAGCACCGAGCCTGCGATGACGTTGACTCCGGTGGCGGGGATGCC includes:
- a CDS encoding sugar phosphate isomerase/epimerase, which encodes MSRTSKANDPELAHKLSRRNMLGVAAGATAAALLGASASPAAAHSKGRGRPVLPPGRLGIQLYSLRDKVSTLGFAKVFAELERYGYDEVEYAGYTQGAAGAITLAQLRQLTRDHGLRGIGSHVNYYDDSNPGAYSFAQNLDRVLDDAQALGLEHIGTASGPWRYGATVDGWKRCAEDFNHYGAEARKRGMKFYQHNHAEEFSFATDKPHIRLYDVLLAETDPDLVFLEMDIYWAYAGQFRFSQRVDGTPAPFDPLRYVLKQPDRYPLFHVKDGEHDASARDGYRMVDVGDGDIDYKRFISAVSRTHGGRKDHHWQAEHDNPVESFAFARKSSAHLHSLREKDC
- a CDS encoding HAD family acid phosphatase, with protein sequence MHVRKWRTRTAATFAALAFTMATPVASAADATASNRSAHTAVHAAQQSPAGTAQLLDVDYGTWQRDVAAVVAVARPYIEQRTSGASGEKQAIVLDIDNTSLETDFRNFWEYPTPAVKPVLDLARFADSRGVDVFFVTARPGIIYSLTQYNLRKVGYPVSGLYVRDLPDLFDEVSAYKTGKRAEIEAKGYTIIANIGNKPSDLVGGHAERTFKLPDYDGQLS
- a CDS encoding aldehyde dehydrogenase family protein, with product MAPTRTPTLTLKPGTAWSDAWQRCLAVAPESFRDDRVLNLWDAQWQPDGSPLPATSPIDLSPIAGPPRLDAATAQKTVRASLDQHRAWRHVPLAERRARVAATLDVLTEHRELLALLLVWEIGKPWRLAQADVDRAIDGVRWYVDGAEPMLADRTPLPGPVSNIASWNYPMSVLVHAMLVQALAGNAVIAKTPTDGGVACLTLACALAAREGIPITLVSGSGGELSEALVRSPEIGCVSFVGGRDTGARIATAVADLGKRHILEQEGLNTWGVWNYTDWDALTAVIPKLFDYGKQRCTAYPRFVVQRALFAEFLAAYLPAVRSVRTGHPLAVENPADSLPTLDFGPLINAAKAEELTDQVAEAIDRGAVPLYRGSLTDGRFLPGQDTSAYVHPVTLLNPPPSSPLHHAEPFGPVDTIVLVDTEAELLAAMNASNGALVATLSTDDPATYERLAPQIRAFKVGHGKPRSRGDRDELFGGFGGSWRGAFVGGELLVHAVTEGPEGERLPGNFPDYHLMP
- a CDS encoding DUF2254 domain-containing protein, yielding MSDRSYRRPRLLSPLREHLRDTFWFAPTAGLVCAMLLWWVADEVDARLVAYLKDQEAYEELGDLISFAEDTKTIVTTISSAMMTFIGVVFSISLVAVQMASGQLTPRVVRIFVRSRISKLTLTVFLSTFLFSLLVLSSYESETDPRRVTSVPLLQSVLTILLVLLSLFLFIGYVSSTLRLMQIGPVVERITRDSFQVLHRQPVVVPGGARLPPETARIAYQGRAGVLLDVNVARLVRTARRQGVVLRLIPRIGDFVVPGTPVLAVHGGSAPPRRALRYTVSVGVERTFHQDLAFGLRQLSDIGLRSLSPAVNDPTTAVQCLDRVVQFLAAVARRPLGEVHHRDRRGDVRLVQDVPGWTDLVDLGLAEMRLHAQGNPQVSRRILAGIDDLLLLAPEERREPLVRHRTLLVQAVERTVPEAAEREFALTPDHQGIG
- a CDS encoding maleylpyruvate isomerase family mycothiol-dependent enzyme; amino-acid sequence: MGSSVESVTGQDVRGTLPDGLADAIRDTAENIAALLRGVADTGAPVPGSEWTMGEAAAHLAQANELMADIAAGHERSYGDGTPQSLAAANQRALAEFAERGADPLADMIVAQANAYLEAMDQGLAEEAVLTPLGPMSRAVLGSYLLTHMLGHGYDLARAVGRPHMIDAARVELTLPFMITAMPRVTNAAATAGLTARYRVRMRGGTGFGVTFTNGAAAVSPGPPSRPDCTILIEPVTFLLMALGRCEPWGAIARGRVLAWGRKPWLGPRFPTLFTAP
- a CDS encoding DUF3817 domain-containing protein produces the protein MITVRTLRIAAGAEAASFAVLLGNLLTTHTQAITTLVGPLHGTAYLVVIAVTALASSAASQGARWRAAIPGVGGLLALRRIRNRSRVLGA
- a CDS encoding DUF2269 family protein encodes the protein MTKVLLSVHVLAAILAVGSITVAASMFPRYALQASGGQDPDARAATIAALLHKICRGYAVAGLAVPVFGLATGAALGVLTDAWLIASLALTVIAAVILAMAILPGQQRLLALTQDTATEDGPRSAATRLTMLTGIFNVLWAVVVILMIVRPGSTTGA
- a CDS encoding PadR family transcriptional regulator; the encoded protein is MKADAVRGHLDGLLLAVLEPGPLHGYAIIAAVQHRSGGALELRTGTIYPALNRLERIGLLSSSWQSSGERRRRCYELTEAGRHTLAGERTAWSEFTTAIGSVLNPVTPPGLAT
- a CDS encoding permease prefix domain 1-containing protein — protein: MNAIGRQADPIEDYVAALTAALHGPARAKARMIEEIHDGLADTVAAHTSEGTPYPRAAHQAVGEFGTPDELAPICQRELTIAQARHTARAVALTAPFLIACWYVARTADHGQSWQLPRMAQLLAVHLAGVATGAALLAAATLATTGTLARRLPTPHGLPVAVAWTGTTASVAMAVATLALATASVLATNWPLLAFAAALAAASHGVVAASARACRRCARLPTNDRR
- a CDS encoding ATP-binding protein; this translates as MLQSATPAGQFTQLLSATRRGARLARLLAVEQITQWGWPRGSERAEAAEAVVAELAANAVMHGRLPGRGFRLSLVLLPSAGLLIEVTDPRGERLPVVPRTADEEGHGLVIVEALAADWGVRSCPPSGKTVWAEISPARLRPVAASVDPSDAVRPAAAEET